A genomic stretch from Edaphobacter aggregans includes:
- a CDS encoding sigma-70 family RNA polymerase sigma factor, with amino-acid sequence MSAPDGQVTILLKAMKTGDHSAADKLLPLVYSELHRLAAAYMHRERKDHTLQPTALINEAYLRLAQEDIDWQNREHFIGVAANVMRRVLVDHARAHTAAMRGGGFVRVELDDNVAISQERSSELLLLDDALTRLEALNPRQARVVELRYFGGLSVEQVANILGVAPRSVKRDWALARIWLFKEVRQTS; translated from the coding sequence ATGTCTGCTCCAGATGGCCAGGTCACGATTCTTTTGAAAGCGATGAAAACCGGGGACCACTCTGCCGCAGATAAGCTGCTGCCGCTTGTCTACAGCGAATTGCATCGACTGGCGGCGGCGTATATGCACAGGGAGCGGAAGGACCATACCCTGCAGCCGACGGCTCTCATCAATGAAGCATACCTGCGGCTTGCTCAGGAAGATATCGACTGGCAGAACCGCGAGCACTTTATCGGGGTTGCTGCGAATGTGATGCGTCGGGTGCTGGTCGATCACGCTCGAGCGCATACGGCGGCTATGCGGGGCGGCGGCTTCGTGCGAGTCGAACTGGATGATAATGTAGCGATCTCGCAGGAGCGTTCCAGCGAATTGCTGCTTCTCGATGATGCACTGACAAGACTCGAAGCGTTGAACCCCAGACAGGCCAGGGTTGTGGAACTTCGCTACTTTGGCGGGCTTTCTGTCGAGCAGGTCGCAAATATTCTGGGTGTGGCGCCCCGATCGGTGAAGCGCGACTGGGCCCTGGCCAGGATTTGGTTGTTCAAAGAAGTTCGGCAAACGAGCTGA
- the glmM gene encoding phosphoglucosamine mutase encodes MKKLFGTDGIRAVAGQTPLDAPTIYAIGLALAHSLAAASPSPRVVLGMDTRESGSWIAATLTAGLVAGGASVESAGVITTPAIAFLTRTHGFAAGIVISASHNPWQDNGIKVFGPDGYKLPDSTELAIEDEIFRRLEPGASNLPQRVLGAFGIDVHSRKTVPAQTVPPPVNEADRADYVRFLLAAVPGLSLDGKRIVIDCANGAASAVAPQVFAGLGGEIIITHASPDGRNINENCGALHPEIVAAQVKVQGASMGITFDGDADRALFADEHGCVVNGDAVLLLAARDLQARGLLTNSTVVATTMSNMGLEAALKRSGIQMLRAAVGDKYVLEQMISTGAALGGEQSGHIIFTGRGTTGDGLLTALLLLDIVHRCGKTLSELIADLKVFPQVIVNVKVREKRPLDTIPAVVEAILAAEQELADSGRVVIRYSGTEALARVMIEAESEPLMRHHADTIANAIRAELGI; translated from the coding sequence ATGAAGAAGCTTTTTGGAACCGATGGCATTCGCGCCGTCGCCGGTCAGACCCCCCTTGACGCACCTACGATCTACGCCATCGGACTGGCCCTCGCGCACTCGCTTGCCGCCGCGTCTCCATCACCGCGCGTCGTTCTCGGCATGGATACGCGCGAATCAGGCTCGTGGATCGCTGCCACGCTTACGGCTGGCCTTGTTGCCGGTGGAGCTTCTGTCGAGAGCGCTGGTGTTATCACCACTCCGGCCATCGCTTTTCTTACACGCACGCATGGATTCGCCGCCGGCATCGTGATTTCGGCGTCACACAATCCATGGCAGGACAATGGCATCAAGGTCTTTGGGCCAGACGGCTACAAACTACCCGACTCTACTGAGCTTGCAATCGAAGACGAGATCTTTCGGCGGCTCGAGCCCGGCGCATCGAATTTGCCGCAGCGTGTACTCGGGGCTTTTGGCATTGATGTTCATTCGCGAAAAACAGTTCCAGCACAAACCGTCCCACCCCCCGTCAACGAGGCCGACCGAGCCGACTATGTGCGCTTTCTGCTGGCAGCGGTTCCCGGGCTTTCACTTGATGGCAAGCGCATTGTGATCGACTGTGCCAACGGCGCCGCTTCTGCGGTTGCTCCGCAGGTCTTTGCCGGACTCGGCGGCGAGATCATCATCACTCATGCGAGTCCTGATGGTCGCAATATCAACGAGAACTGCGGCGCGTTGCATCCTGAGATTGTGGCCGCGCAGGTGAAGGTGCAGGGCGCTTCCATGGGGATCACCTTCGACGGCGACGCTGACCGTGCGCTCTTTGCTGACGAGCACGGCTGCGTCGTGAACGGAGACGCTGTGCTGCTGCTTGCAGCGCGTGATTTGCAGGCGCGGGGTCTGCTTACGAATTCCACGGTTGTCGCGACGACTATGTCGAACATGGGGCTTGAGGCGGCGTTGAAGCGCAGTGGGATTCAGATGCTCCGCGCTGCTGTGGGCGATAAATACGTACTCGAGCAGATGATCTCGACGGGCGCTGCGCTTGGTGGGGAACAGTCCGGCCACATTATCTTCACTGGTCGCGGGACCACTGGCGATGGGCTGCTGACTGCATTGTTGCTGCTCGATATCGTCCATCGGTGCGGCAAGACGCTCTCGGAGTTGATTGCTGACCTGAAGGTTTTTCCGCAGGTGATCGTCAACGTGAAGGTACGCGAGAAGAGGCCGCTCGATACCATCCCGGCGGTGGTTGAGGCGATTCTTGCGGCCGAGCAGGAGCTTGCTGACTCGGGCCGGGTGGTGATTCGCTACTCGGGGACTGAGGCGCTGGCGCGGGTGATGATTGAGGCTGAGTCTGAGCCTCTGATGCGCCACCATGCGGATACGATCGCCAATGCTATCCGCGCGGAGTTGGGTATCTGA